The following is a genomic window from candidate division WOR-3 bacterium.
ACGAACCAGAATCTGTAAACTTTGTGAGGAGATTATTGATTAATGGTGCCAAGATTAAAGGAACTGTATTATACTAAAATTAGAAAGAGTTTGATGGAACGATTTGGTTATAAAAATATCCATCAGGTGCCAAGGTTATTAAAAGTAGTGATTAATGTAGGGGCCGGTGAAGCGGTTGCGGACCCAAAAATATTAGAAGTTATCAGTGAAGATTTAGCGGTTATTACAGGACAGAAACCAGTTATCACGCGAGCACGAAGAGCAATTTCAGCATTTAAGTTAAGAGCCGGTTTACCGATTGGAGCTAAAGTTACCTTGCGGGGTAATCGAATGTATGAGTTTATTGACCGCTTCTTTAATTTTGCAGCACCACGGATTCGTGATTTTCGAGGTTTTTCGCCCGAATCCTTTGATGGTCGCGGCGGTTATACCTTAGGTATCTCAGAACAGATAATTTTCCCAGAGATTGAGGTCAGTAAAATTAAAAAAGTTTTCGGAATGGATATTACACTGGTGACGAATGCAAAACATGATGACGAGGCTAAAGCCTTATTAGAAGAATTAGGTATGCCGTTTCGAAAAGGAAAGTAAAATGGGAAAAAGAATAGACCAGATACTAATTTCACACCAGTTTAAGCGTAATCTCAAGAATTGGCCACAAGATATAAGTATAATTTTGGTATTAATAAAGGAGAATGAACAATAATGGCACGAAGATGTTTAATTGTTAAATCTCAGCGGGAACCTAAATTTGCGGTAAGAAAATATAATCGCTGTCAGCGGTGTTTTCGTCGTCGGGCCTACTATCGAAAATTTGGTTTATGCCGACTTTGTTTACGCGAATTGGCATTAAAAGGAGAAATTCCGGGTTTGCGCAAAGCGACTTGGTAAGCGTTAAATGGTAACAAACAAATTGCTAAACTACAACCAATTAAACGGGAGATAAGATATGGACCAAATTGCTGATATGTTAACACAAATACGTAATGCCTTAAAAGCGAAACATAAAGAAGTTAAAATTCCTTATACGAAACTAAAATATGAAATTGCCCGGATCTTGTTAGAAGAGGGTTATATCAATAATTTCACTGTTGGTGGGAGCAAGGTAAAAAAAACTATCAATATTCAATTGAAATATGGTGAAGATGGTAAACCTGCAATTTTCGGACTCAAACGAATTTCCCATCAATCACGCCGGGTTTATTGTAGTTATAAAGAAATTCCCTTAGCCATTGGGGGATTAGGCATTACCATTCTTTCTACACCCAAAGGCGTATTAACTGACCGTGAAGCGCGAAAAGAACGCGTTGGCGGCGAAGTCATCTGTCAAATTTGGTAATTAGAAAACTCGGTTAATGCCATTAGATAATGTTAGGTCCTTTCTGTAGTTGGCTTTTTTCTATTATGCATTCTCTGAGATTTTGTTTGCAGGTTGGGAATGCTTAAAATAAAAATTAGCCAAGGATGTATTGAGATTTAAATATAAAAATTAAGGAGTCGCTCTATGCAAAAATCATTTATTATTAGCCTATTAGTCCTCTTGGGTCTTTTTATTTTTAATATTAGTTGTGGTCCGAAAGAGGGCAATATAATTAAGATTGGTTTGATTGTGCCTATAACCGGTGATGTTAAGACTTTTGGCGAATCCGTGCGCAATAGTGTGCTTTTAGCCATTGAAGAAGTTAATCTTAAAGGTGGTATTAATGGTAAGCAGTTAAAAGTAATCACCGCGGATGACAAAAACGACCCCACCGAAGCAGCGAATGCTTGCAGCAAACTCATCAATCAGGATAAAGTTAAATTTATTATTGGTTCTGTGGCATCGAAATCTTCGATTCCGCTTTCTGAAATATGCCAACAAGCCAAAGTTGTTATGATAACTCCGACTTCAACCAATCCCAAAGTAACTGTCAGAGATAATGGCGAGCGTAAAGATTATATCTTTCGGGCTTGTTTTATTGACCCATTTCAGGGAACCGTCGCAGCAAAATTTGCCATCGAAAACTTAAAAGCCAAAACTTCGGCCATCCTCTACGATATTTCTAATGATTATGTTAAAGGACTGGCTGAGTTCTATAAAGATGCTTTTACTAAATTAGGTGGCAAAATATCGGTTTACGAATCTTATGGCAAAGATGATGTTGATTTTTCAGCATTATTAACTAAAGTGAAAGCAGAAAATCCTGATGTTTTGTTTATCCCAGATTATTATAATAAGGTAGGTTTAATTGTAAAGCAGGCACGGGCTTTAGGGATTAAATCAGTGTTTTTAGGCGGCGATGGCTGGGATTCACCAGAGATGACAAAAATTGCTGGCGATGCAATAAATGGGGGCTATTTTACCAATCATTATTCACCTCAAGACCCGAGACCTGAAGTTCAAGAATGGGTTCAGAAATACGAAAAGAAATATGGGGCAAAACCTGATGCTTTAGCAACACTCGGTTATGATGCAACATTATTACTTATCGAAGGGATTCGACTTGCCGGTAAAGATGACCCAGCATTAGTGCGTGATGCTCTAACCCGATTGTCAAATTTTCCCACGGTATCAGGAAATATAACTTTTGATGCATTTGGCAACCCAGTGAAAAATGCCGTGATTTTGCAATATCAGAACGGTGAACAAAAATATATTGCAACAGTCCAACCATAATTGAAATAATAGAGAACTCGTATAAGCCTCATAGTCATATTTTATTTTCATCTGGTCACTAATAAGATAGGTGCGTTTCGATATTGGAACTTAATCTAAAACAGATTAAAGTTAGTCATATAGAAAATCACCCCAGTCATCAGAATATAGTCAATACTCCAAAGGAAACTTCAAAGCCTTTTATCCTAAACAGGTGTGAACTCTTAAAAACTTATATCAGTTTTCCTGTTTAACCGAGTAAACGGAGTTGTAATCAAATTTTGGGGGAAAATTGAAAATTATAGTATTTTATGAGTATAATAAAGAAGTTCAGTCAACCTTTTGTGACTAAGATGTTTTATGAGATAATAAAGAAATATCATCAAATTTTGTGAAAAATTGGGACTATATTATTTTATTGGTATAATAGAAACAACAGCACTTATCAAACGAGCCACAGGCCTGTTTGACCGAGGGGGTAAAAGAGTAGGCGATTTTATCTGCTATCCTATTGATAATTCAGAGGTTAAATCATTCGGTCACTTAAAGGGTAATCTAACTATCTGTAGATTAGGCGGTCAGAAGGGTATGCCGGCGGGTTGCCGAGGGGTATGCCCCCCGGCCTGCCCCCTGGCTTGCCGACCGGCTTACCTACCAGATTATCGAGAAGGTCAATCAAGCCATCCGAAATGTTTAGTAACAAAAGACAGCGGGATGGAACATTAAAAATGAGCGATAAAAAATATGTTTATCTTTAATTTACCAGAATTTTCCCAAACATTGATAATATCTTATTTCTTATGACAACTACCCGCTAATATTGGCAGATATTCTGTGTGATATGATATTATGAAAGAATATTATCTTAATATGAAGAGCCTTACCAATTTTGAGCAAAATTTAAGTCAAGTCCCAATCCTTTTGATTTTGTAAAAAGTCCATTTCTTTGGACTACTCCCAGGTTGAAATTGAAGCCTTTTAGGGCAAATCTAAAATTTGTTTTAATACTGATATTTTTGAAGTCAGTTTCAAAGGTAAGTTCAGGATTAAAGAACCGCTTAACTAAGAAATCTAAATTTAAGTGTATCGAGTGCGCAATATTATCAACAAGTTTACTACGAGAAAGATAATAATAGTAGTTAGAAGAAAGAATCAAAAAATCAGTCGCTTGATAGCCGACCTGCAATAGGATTTTTGCAGGCATTCCAGTCTTAAATGGAGCAATTGGGTAGGATGTATCCTCAGAGTGAACAAAGACATTAATATCCGAGGTATCTAAATATCGTTGTAGGCTTAGTGAATCAATATCAACTTTAAGCAGCATCTGTTTTGGTTCTTGAGTCCAGTAAAATCCATTATTAAGATTAAGCATTGCTAATCCTAACATAAGATTTGTTAAGGGTTGAACTGTCATTCCGAAATCCAATGCATAACTAATATTAGAGCCAGAAGCGGTTGAGATTAATAGTTTTTCGCGAGCGATAAAAGCATCTGGTGTGGTAATTAACATTCCGTAAGCAGTGTCAGTAGCAATAATTCCTCTGCCTTTAAGTCCATGAATCCGGCACCCGATATTTAATGACTGGATTTCAGGAAGTTTTAGCAATTCAATTTCACGCTCTTTATTTATTAAAGGATAACCCAGATATAATGCCAAGTCAAAATAACCAAGCTCATTGACGGCAATATTAGATAGGTCATATGCACGATTAAGTTCGTTTCCCAGTAAAACCAATTCAAATAATTCTTTGGGAAGTCTGGCTGAGACTAATTCGTGATATTGAAAAGAAATGCCAGCCCAAGGTGTAAAAAAGGCAATTGGAAGTGCTGTTCCTGAACCATTAATCTTAAAACCAGCATTGGGCACGCTATTAAGAATTGTTCTCTTTTGAATGCTGTCCCAATCTGGGTCTTGGTTAAAATTACGATTATAACTTGAGAAAGAAATCGAATTATTGAAAATCCCAATAGCAAAGTTTAGGTATCTTAACGAATATGCCGGTTTATTCGACATCGGCCAGTATGCTGGATTGGGCTCAAGAAATCTTGAAGTCGTATAAGAAAAACCTCCGATAGAATTGGTAATCAAAATTAAAATAGTCAAACCATAAAATTTTTTGTAGAAGATGTTATTCTGATAAAGACAGAATTTCATATTATTTTCGATAGTTAATTTTATGCAATTCGATTTTTTGACGATTTAATCCGGAGGTAGCCCAAGTCTAATTTTAGCATATGAGTTTTTGACTTGAAAATAATCGTTACCCATCACAGTTATTGTATCAGTTTGGGGAATATATAAATAGAGACTAACTTTTATTAGAGAATCAGCAAAGATTTTGGTTTCCGATTCGCTAAGGGCTAAAGTAATATTAGTGTCTACCGGAGCCATAACAATTCCAGCATTATTTGTCAGTCCTTGAGGAACCGCAATTTTTATTCTTACGGAATCACTAAACGAATTTTTAAGTAGCAGTTCGCCTGACATCCCTGCGGGAAAATGATTAGAGATAAGTCCATTAAATGTTCCGCCATATGTATTTTTTCTAATCTGTTCTCGGGTATCTTTATCAATCTTTAGAGTCTCAGGACCAAATACTACTGTATCCGATTGCAAAAATAATCGCATCGGACTTGCTACTTCATAAGTAGCGGTGTTAAACGAATGTCGACTCATCCAACCGTGACCAAAAGATGCGATATTTAATCTAAAAATCACATTATCGGGATGAAAATTAACGAAGCGCGTAAAATTGATTAAAGGCGTCTCGATGTCTGGTTGTTGAGGTGTTCCTCTTTCAAGATAAAAAGTCGTATCCAGCACTAAACTATCACCATTATTATTCAAGGCACACATATTTAATGTTAAATAAATCGGAAACCACACACCATTTATTAACATTAAACTTGCATAAGCATTTGCCACATTGACATTAGATAGAATGTCAGGGAGTTTAATTTTAATCGTTTCAGCAGGGAAATAGTGTTTAAGCGTATCTTTAATTCTACCGGCAAGGGAATCAACTTTAAGATTACTGGTTAAACAGGATACTTTGACAAAATTATCTGAAACAAAGTTGACAAATTGTGGACCGAGTTCAAATTCAATGATGGTTCTTAATGTTAAAGGAGTCGAATCTAATGAGAAGTTTTGATAGAGTCGGTTGGCTAAATCAATTGCTATATGGGTACTATCAAAATCTTCAACAAACAGAGTGTCACCAAATGACAATTCTGGGACTATCACTCGGACTGAACAGGCAACAGGAAAGCCATTATGAAGGGTAACTGATAAATCGCCGTCGTGAAAAATCAAATCACTAATTGTAATCTGATAGTTCATGGGCAGCGTATAGATTTTTTGTTTGGTGACTCGAACCGTGCGTGGCTGTAATGACCGAAAACTACCGGAGTCAATTTTTACTGAATCAAATTTAACATAAAATCTCACTGAATCATATTTAGAAACTGGAATTAAATTTGTGCCAGTGCCGCTGGAAGCAAATTTTATCTGAACATCAAACATACTATCAATCTTGGCATTTTCTATGCGGTGAGAAAACTCTACGCCTGCCATTGAATCGGGTCCTAATAGGTTTATAAGACTTATATTAGAGATTGAGCAACTTACAGAATCAAAAGGTAAATGAGAAAAATTCCATAAAGAAATCCGCAGAACCGCTGAACGAACAAAGACGCTTCGGATATTATCTGTCTCAAGCAATGTATCATAAATTCGGGTAAAAGCCGGGACGCTAATATGCACAGTTGTGTCCGGTAAGACTAAACCAGGAACAATCTGGGGTATCTTTAAAACTACATTACCTGAAGCCAAATTAGAAAAAGTAAAATCTGGTAATCTGGTATAGGTTGAATCTAATCGGTCACGAATCTCAATTGAGTCTAATAAACAAAAGGTATCTAATTTGCCGGCTTTATAAAATTGCAATGATGAATCGTTATTAATTCTAAAGTAACTGGTATCAATAAAATCCCGAATGGAAAAGAGTTTTGCATACAAAGGTATTGTAATATCTGAACGCCATTTTGGGGGCTTAAAACAATTGAAACCTAAGAAAAAAATAAAAATTAGAATACCACAAATAATTTTTTTAATCGGCATTTTTTAGACTCATTATATGTGTTATTCATAGTTTATCAAGGATTTGTTATTATACCAAATAGGAGAAAAATTTCATCTTACAATAAAATTTTTTTAATTAGCATGTTTCAGTTTCATTATATGTGCTGATGCATAGTTTGTCAATTAAAATCCGGATGTGTTACTATGCCAATTGTGTTTTAATAGGAAAAAATTATCTTATGGTCAATTATTTGGGATAACTTTACTTCACCCAATATAGAAAGCGACCGCAGTTGGGGCAATTAACAATTTCGGTTCGACACCGATAAACATATTCCGAAGGTAATTTCATAAAACACCCACCACAGAATTCATTAATTACTTGAACCACAACCCGACCACCATATCGTTTTATAATTCGTTTATATGTAGCGAGTAGATTTGGGTCAATTTTTTGGGCGATTTCTTCACGTTTTTTTTCTGCGGTTTGAATAAAATCTAAAGTAGGCTTGGGAGTCTTAAAACCAATCTTTTTGTAGTCAGGTGAAGCGATATCCTTTAATTGCAGATCTAATTCTTCTAATGCCCGCAAAAGGTTCAGTTGTTTTTTCATTGACGAAAATCCTTTGGTCTGTACCTAACTTATTACCGTATCACAATTTATTTTTGTCAATCAATTTAATGTTTAGGACAGACTATTTTATCTTTTCTTCTAATGATTTTATTAAAGCAATAAATTCTTCAGGAGTTTGTGGCTCAAAAATTCGCTTTTTTGAGGTCAGTTCTTGACAAATCATTGCCACTCGGCCTAATGTGATTAGATATTGATTACCGGGGTCTTGAGGTGGCGCAACAATAAGAAATAGTAGATAAACTGGTTTCTTATCAATTGCATTAAAATCAATACCCTTTTGTGAACGGCCAACAGCAATTTCCAGTTTATCGATTAATAAAGACCGGCAATGAGGAATTCCGATTCCTTTACCAATACCAGTGGAACCTAATTCTTCTCGAGTTAATAATGTTTCTAATAACGATTCGGCATCACTACCGGATTTTAATAAACTGACAAGTTCTTTTAAGGCATCAATTTTCTTTTTTGCTTTTAAGTTTAAATTAATGCGTTCGGGTCTTAATAACGATGTTAATGTCAAGATTACCTCCTACAATTACTGACTGAAAAGACTAAGATGAATTCTTTTCATAATCAGGATTTACATCTTTTCTGGTGCAGAAACACCAATTATCGATAAAATGTCTTTTAAGATTTTTTGAGTTGTCCGGCAGAGATAAATTCGAGCCAAGGTTGTTGGAACATCGTCGGTTACCACGCGAACATTCTCATAGAATTTATGAAAGGTCGTTGCAAGTTCTAAGGCATAATAAATAAGATGATGCGGTTCAAAATTATTTGCCGCAGTCGCAATGACCTCAGGATAATGTAAGAGCATTCTTATTAATTCTCGTTCCTCGGTAGTGTTCAAATAGTTCAAATCCGGAATGGCGCAACCTTCGGTAATTTTTTCCTGAGCAAATCTAATAATACTATTGATTCGAGCGTGAGCATACTGGACATAATATACGGGATTTTCTTGTGAGGTCTTCTGGGCTAAGGCTAAATCAAAGGTTAAATGTTGTGACGCTTTGCGCATTAACAGAAAAAATTTTAACGCGTCGGCGCCGATTTCGGATAGAACTTCATCCAAGGTGATAAACTCGCCCTGTCGTTTCGACATCGCAATTTTTTGATTATTACGCGTTAAAGACACTTGTTGCGCAATAATAATTATTAACCGATGGGAGTCAAATCCCAGACATGCAATTCCTCCTTTCATTCGGGCAATGTAACCGTGATGGTCAGGTCCCCAAATATTTACTAAATATTCAAAATGCCGTTCAAATTTATACCAATGATATGCCAAATCCGAAAGAAAATAAGTTGGACGATTGTCCGCGGTGATTAAGACGCGATCTTCCGAATCACCGAATTGTGAAGACTTAAACCACAGTGCATCATCTTTCTTATAAGTCCAATCGGTTAACTTTTCTAAAACTACTTTTTGGTATCGGGCGACCGAACTCTCCCGCACGAAGTTATCAAAGATAATTCCGAATTTTGTTAAAGATTCTTTTTGCATCTGGATAATTTGATTTAAGAGAAATGAGCGCCACTCAGAATTAGGGAGATTATTCTTTAATATTAAATTGCCAATTTCTACTAAATAACTTCCAGGATAACCATTTTCGGGCAGAGTCGCAGATTCTCCTTGAATTTGTTTGATACGGGCTAAAAGCGATTCATAAAGTAAATCTATTTGCGTTCCCATATCATTAATATAGTACTCTGAAGTAACATCGTAATTGACATAGCGTAATAAATTTACTAAGGCATTACCTAAGGCACCAGCCCGAGCTTGGACAACATTTAAGGGTCCAGTGGGATTTGCTGAGATGTATTCCACTAAAATCTTTTTTCTTTTTCCAAGGTCTAATTTGCCAAAGTCAGGTCTTGCGGCTTTGGCTAATTCCTTGAGCAATAATTGGCGGTTAAGAAAAAAGTTAATAAAACCCCGACCTGCTACTACCACATCGGAAAAAATATCGCGATGGCAAAGTAGTTTCTTTTGGAGTTCGTTTGCGATATCTGTCGCCGGACGATCTTGGATTTTACTTAAGAGGAATGCAATATTTGAAGCATAATCGCCGATTTTAGAATCTTTGAGAAAAACTATTTCGTGTTGCGTTGGAACTTGAGGAACATATTGATTGATTAAATGATTTATGGTCCTGCTAATCAAACAAATCTCCTTTGAGGCGCATCACCCCAGAGTCTTTCTAAACCATAGAACTCTCGCACATCGGCTAAAAAAATATGAATAATAAAATCCCAATAGTCTAAGAGAATCCATTGACCTACTTGATACCCTTCAATATGATGAGGGAAAAGATTAATCTTTTTTAATTTTGTATCTAAATCGCGACAGATTGCTTGAGCGTGAAGTGTAGATTGCGCAGTACAAATTATAAAAAAATCTGTGATGGGAGAGATGTGGCGCAAATCTAACAATAAGACATTTTCAGCTTTTTTCTCTAAAATAATATTTATTATCTTTTCTAATTTTCTTTTACTAATTGCCATTAAAAAAGTATTTTAGGTATAGATGAACCCAATATTTAGTTTTACTGCAATTAATATACATTGAGTAATAAGCATAATATGTTTTAATTACACTTTAATC
Proteins encoded in this region:
- the rplE gene encoding 50S ribosomal protein L5, whose translation is MPRLKELYYTKIRKSLMERFGYKNIHQVPRLLKVVINVGAGEAVADPKILEVISEDLAVITGQKPVITRARRAISAFKLRAGLPIGAKVTLRGNRMYEFIDRFFNFAAPRIRDFRGFSPESFDGRGGYTLGISEQIIFPEIEVSKIKKVFGMDITLVTNAKHDDEAKALLEELGMPFRKGK
- a CDS encoding type Z 30S ribosomal protein S14, which gives rise to MARRCLIVKSQREPKFAVRKYNRCQRCFRRRAYYRKFGLCRLCLRELALKGEIPGLRKATW
- the rpsH gene encoding 30S ribosomal protein S8; the protein is MDQIADMLTQIRNALKAKHKEVKIPYTKLKYEIARILLEEGYINNFTVGGSKVKKTINIQLKYGEDGKPAIFGLKRISHQSRRVYCSYKEIPLAIGGLGITILSTPKGVLTDREARKERVGGEVICQIW
- a CDS encoding ABC transporter substrate-binding protein, whose amino-acid sequence is MQKSFIISLLVLLGLFIFNISCGPKEGNIIKIGLIVPITGDVKTFGESVRNSVLLAIEEVNLKGGINGKQLKVITADDKNDPTEAANACSKLINQDKVKFIIGSVASKSSIPLSEICQQAKVVMITPTSTNPKVTVRDNGERKDYIFRACFIDPFQGTVAAKFAIENLKAKTSAILYDISNDYVKGLAEFYKDAFTKLGGKISVYESYGKDDVDFSALLTKVKAENPDVLFIPDYYNKVGLIVKQARALGIKSVFLGGDGWDSPEMTKIAGDAINGGYFTNHYSPQDPRPEVQEWVQKYEKKYGAKPDALATLGYDATLLLIEGIRLAGKDDPALVRDALTRLSNFPTVSGNITFDAFGNPVKNAVILQYQNGEQKYIATVQP
- a CDS encoding C4-type zinc ribbon domain-containing protein — protein: MKKQLNLLRALEELDLQLKDIASPDYKKIGFKTPKPTLDFIQTAEKKREEIAQKIDPNLLATYKRIIKRYGGRVVVQVINEFCGGCFMKLPSEYVYRCRTEIVNCPNCGRFLYWVK
- a CDS encoding PTS sugar transporter subunit IIA, with the protein product MTLTSLLRPERINLNLKAKKKIDALKELVSLLKSGSDAESLLETLLTREELGSTGIGKGIGIPHCRSLLIDKLEIAVGRSQKGIDFNAIDKKPVYLLFLIVAPPQDPGNQYLITLGRVAMICQELTSKKRIFEPQTPEEFIALIKSLEEKIK
- the argS gene encoding arginine--tRNA ligase; its protein translation is MISRTINHLINQYVPQVPTQHEIVFLKDSKIGDYASNIAFLLSKIQDRPATDIANELQKKLLCHRDIFSDVVVAGRGFINFFLNRQLLLKELAKAARPDFGKLDLGKRKKILVEYISANPTGPLNVVQARAGALGNALVNLLRYVNYDVTSEYYINDMGTQIDLLYESLLARIKQIQGESATLPENGYPGSYLVEIGNLILKNNLPNSEWRSFLLNQIIQMQKESLTKFGIIFDNFVRESSVARYQKVVLEKLTDWTYKKDDALWFKSSQFGDSEDRVLITADNRPTYFLSDLAYHWYKFERHFEYLVNIWGPDHHGYIARMKGGIACLGFDSHRLIIIIAQQVSLTRNNQKIAMSKRQGEFITLDEVLSEIGADALKFFLLMRKASQHLTFDLALAQKTSQENPVYYVQYAHARINSIIRFAQEKITEGCAIPDLNYLNTTEERELIRMLLHYPEVIATAANNFEPHHLIYYALELATTFHKFYENVRVVTDDVPTTLARIYLCRTTQKILKDILSIIGVSAPEKM
- the rsfS gene encoding ribosome silencing factor, whose translation is MAISKRKLEKIINIILEKKAENVLLLDLRHISPITDFFIICTAQSTLHAQAICRDLDTKLKKINLFPHHIEGYQVGQWILLDYWDFIIHIFLADVREFYGLERLWGDAPQRRFV